The following coding sequences are from one Desulfosporosinus orientis DSM 765 window:
- the rpmH gene encoding 50S ribosomal protein L34, protein MKRTYQPKNRRHKRVHGFLSRMSTPTGRNVIKRRRLKGRKKLSV, encoded by the coding sequence TTGAAACGAACATATCAACCGAAAAATCGGCGTCATAAACGTGTTCACGGTTTTTTGAGTCGGATGAGTACGCCAACGGGGCGAAATGTAATAAAGCGCCGTCGTTTAAAGGGTCGGAAGAAGCTATCAGTTTAA